From the Dehalococcoidia bacterium genome, the window TAGCTTATTACCTGGCTTACATAGAAGGCTACGGTGCAGGCCACGCCGGTGACGAACATGCCCTCTATCAAATCAACCAGTACTATCAGCAGTGACCAGTCTCTAATTAACGCCAGGTTAGCCAGCGCATAAGTGCCGAAAGTGAACCCGCCGAACAGGACGCCCATGCCCATTGCCTGCCCCAGCGAGATGTTATTGAATGCCGGAACGATGACGAAAATCATCAGTCCGACAACATAAAGCAGGTAGAAGACTACGGCGGGGACCACGTTGAACTTGGCTCTCAACAACCCCTCCAGGTTACGACGATATAGCCTTCTTGAGATTGCCCCGACCCATAACAAATCCACGGCGGTGAATACGGCCAGTGT encodes:
- a CDS encoding DUF2177 family protein, translating into MSFSQMFLLYFVTLAVFTAVDLLWVGAISRRLYRRNLEGLLRAKFNVVPAVVFYLLYVVGLMIFVIVPAFNNISLGQAMGMGVLFGGFTFGTYALANLALIRDWSLLIVLVDLIEGMFVTGVACTVAFYVSQVIS